In Lactococcus paracarnosus, a genomic segment contains:
- a CDS encoding energy-coupling factor transporter ATPase, with protein MPINFDKVTYTYQPNTPFESRALFDIDLDIIDGSFTALVGHTGSGKSTLLQQLNALLLPTSGTVTVDDTIIKSTSKGKEVKPVRKKVGVVFQFPETQLFDETVLKDVAFGPQNFGVSKADAEATAREKLRLVGISDDLFDRSPFELSGGQMRRVAIAGILAMNPSVLVLDEPTAGLDPKSRINMMRLFESIHASGVTLILVTHLMDDVADYADMMYVLEKGRIIKSGQPRELFQDVNFMTTHQLGVPKATQFAMLLQARGQHFEQLPITRAELVNLLTEAAAHG; from the coding sequence ATGCCAATCAATTTTGACAAAGTAACCTATACCTATCAGCCTAACACGCCTTTCGAAAGTCGGGCCTTGTTTGACATTGACCTAGATATTATCGACGGGAGTTTTACAGCACTTGTCGGGCATACTGGTTCTGGAAAATCGACCTTGCTGCAACAGCTGAATGCTTTATTATTACCGACCTCTGGTACTGTTACGGTCGATGATACCATCATCAAATCAACCAGCAAGGGCAAAGAAGTCAAACCTGTTCGGAAAAAAGTCGGGGTTGTGTTCCAATTTCCCGAAACCCAGTTATTTGATGAAACAGTGCTTAAAGATGTTGCCTTTGGACCACAAAACTTTGGTGTGTCTAAAGCTGATGCTGAGGCGACTGCGCGTGAAAAATTACGCTTAGTTGGCATTTCTGATGACCTGTTTGATCGCTCACCATTTGAATTATCTGGTGGTCAGATGCGACGTGTTGCCATCGCGGGTATCCTCGCTATGAATCCGAGCGTACTCGTACTAGATGAGCCAACAGCAGGGCTAGATCCCAAGTCTAGAATTAACATGATGCGCTTGTTTGAGAGTATTCATGCGTCAGGGGTTACGTTGATTTTAGTCACGCATCTCATGGATGATGTCGCTGACTATGCCGACATGATGTACGTCTTAGAAAAAGGGCGTATCATCAAATCTGGTCAACCACGTGAGCTGTTTCAAGATGTTAACTTTATGACGACACACCAATTAGGTGTGCCGAAAGCAACACAGTTTGCCATGCTTTTACAAGCACGTGGACAGCACTTTGAACAGTTGCCCATCACGCGCGCTGAGCTAGTTAACTTACTAACGGAGGCTGCGGCTCATGGATAA
- a CDS encoding energy-coupling factor transporter transmembrane component T family protein translates to MDKLIIGRYIPGDSVIHRMDPRSKLVAMFAFVFIIFLAHDVVGYGILAVFSLLGVLMSRIKLSYFLKGLRPMLGLILFTVVFQMLFTTGGEVLFQIWILKITTYSLQNAFFIFMRFVLIIFMSTLLTLTTPPLTLADGIETGLAPLKKIKVPVHEIGLMLSISLRFIPTLMDDTTMIMNAQKSRGMDFGEGNLVQKVKSVIPILIPLFVSSFRRADDLAVAMESRGYQGGDGRSKYRVLKWQIYDTLLLISLIAVMAILIGWNTIN, encoded by the coding sequence ATGGATAAATTGATTATTGGGCGTTATATCCCAGGGGATTCGGTGATTCATCGCATGGACCCTCGCAGTAAGCTAGTGGCCATGTTTGCCTTTGTCTTTATCATCTTTTTGGCACACGATGTCGTGGGTTATGGCATTTTGGCCGTATTCAGTCTACTAGGTGTCTTGATGAGTCGGATTAAGCTCTCTTATTTTCTTAAAGGCTTACGGCCGATGCTAGGCTTGATTTTATTTACAGTCGTCTTTCAGATGTTATTTACGACAGGAGGAGAAGTTCTCTTTCAAATCTGGATTTTGAAAATCACGACTTATTCCTTGCAAAATGCCTTTTTCATTTTTATGCGCTTTGTCTTGATTATCTTTATGTCGACCTTGTTGACTTTGACAACCCCGCCATTAACCTTGGCTGACGGGATAGAAACGGGTCTAGCACCCTTAAAAAAAATTAAGGTACCTGTTCATGAGATTGGCTTGATGTTATCTATTTCGCTTCGGTTCATCCCGACTTTGATGGATGATACGACCATGATTATGAATGCCCAAAAATCGCGTGGTATGGATTTCGGTGAAGGGAACTTAGTTCAAAAAGTCAAATCGGTTATTCCGATTCTTATCCCGCTTTTTGTCTCTAGTTTCAGACGGGCAGATGATTTAGCCGTTGCCATGGAAAGTCGTGGATATCAAGGTGGTGACGGTCGCAGTAAATATCGTGTCCTGAAATGGCAAATCTATGATACACTATTACTTATCAGCTTGATTGCTGTCATGGCGATCTTGATTGGCTGGAATACGATTAACTAG
- the dapD gene encoding 2,3,4,5-tetrahydropyridine-2,6-dicarboxylate N-acetyltransferase translates to MSAQEIIQFIANAEKKTTVKVTFSGELAATVPQSVIQLGNVLFGDWAVIAPLLTKLTENQDYVVEQDGRNSAVPLLDKRDINARIEPGAVIRDQVTIGDNAVIMMGAVINIGAEIGAGTMIDMGAILGGRATVGTNSHIGAGAVLAGVIEPASAEPVRIGNDVLVGANAVVIEGVQVGNGSVVAAGAIVTQDVPENVVVAGVPARIIKAIDDKTKQKTALEEALRTL, encoded by the coding sequence ATGAGCGCACAGGAAATTATTCAATTTATCGCTAATGCTGAGAAAAAGACGACTGTTAAAGTGACTTTTTCAGGTGAGTTGGCAGCTACTGTTCCACAATCAGTTATCCAACTCGGTAATGTCCTTTTTGGTGATTGGGCTGTTATTGCCCCACTACTCACTAAGTTGACAGAAAATCAAGATTACGTTGTCGAACAAGACGGTCGTAACTCAGCTGTTCCTTTACTAGATAAACGAGATATTAACGCACGTATTGAACCAGGCGCAGTCATCCGTGATCAAGTGACAATCGGTGATAATGCGGTGATCATGATGGGTGCGGTGATTAATATAGGTGCTGAAATCGGTGCTGGTACCATGATCGATATGGGTGCTATCTTAGGTGGTCGTGCGACAGTTGGGACAAACTCACATATTGGTGCGGGTGCTGTCCTAGCTGGCGTTATCGAACCTGCAAGTGCGGAACCAGTACGTATTGGTAACGACGTCTTAGTCGGTGCCAATGCTGTCGTGATCGAGGGTGTTCAAGTTGGTAATGGATCAGTTGTTGCAGCTGGTGCCATCGTGACACAAGATGTCCCTGAAAATGTCGTTGTAGCTGGTGTACCAGCACGCATCATCAAAGCAATAGACGATAAAACAAAACAAAAAACTGCCCTTGAAGAAGCACTTCGTACGCTTTAA
- a CDS encoding N-acetyldiaminopimelate deacetylase — MLDLIATRRDLHQIPEIGLEEFETHAYLMAKIAELTKGKSFVTIKTWQTGIVVKLTGTAPEKTIGWRTDIDGLPIIEDTGLDFKSRHEGRMHACGHDMHMTLALGVLEQLLVTQPKHNLIFLFQPAEENEAGGMLMYEAGMLDGEFRPDAFYGLHVRPDLKVGDIATNTSTLFAGTCEVKVAFKGTGGHAAFPHHANDALVAASYFITQVQTIVSRNVDPIEGAVVTFGSMHAGTTNNVISETAYLHGTIRTLTQEMNELTQKRIREIAQGIATSFDLAVEIDLRQGGYLPVENNPELAEELMTFFDQAEGVNLIDISPAMTGEDFGYLLSKIPGVMFWLGIDTPYALHHPKMSPDEAALAFGVKQISNFIKTKAG, encoded by the coding sequence ATGCTTGATTTAATCGCGACGCGCAGAGACTTACATCAAATTCCAGAAATCGGGTTAGAAGAATTCGAAACGCATGCCTATCTAATGGCAAAAATAGCCGAGTTAACTAAAGGAAAATCGTTTGTTACCATCAAAACCTGGCAAACGGGCATTGTCGTCAAGTTAACGGGTACTGCACCAGAGAAAACGATCGGCTGGCGGACAGATATTGACGGCCTACCGATTATCGAAGATACTGGTCTAGATTTCAAGTCACGTCATGAAGGTCGCATGCATGCCTGTGGCCATGATATGCACATGACCTTAGCGCTAGGTGTCTTGGAGCAGCTGTTAGTCACGCAACCCAAGCACAATCTGATCTTTCTATTTCAGCCTGCTGAGGAAAATGAAGCAGGCGGTATGCTGATGTATGAGGCAGGCATGCTAGATGGCGAGTTTCGACCAGATGCATTTTACGGCCTGCATGTTCGGCCGGATCTAAAAGTTGGTGATATCGCGACCAATACATCAACCTTATTTGCAGGTACCTGTGAAGTTAAGGTCGCCTTTAAGGGCACTGGTGGCCATGCAGCTTTTCCACATCATGCCAATGATGCCTTGGTCGCGGCAAGTTATTTTATCACCCAAGTTCAGACAATCGTCAGTCGAAATGTTGACCCGATAGAGGGTGCTGTTGTCACCTTTGGTAGTATGCATGCTGGGACGACTAATAATGTCATTTCTGAAACTGCCTATCTACACGGAACGATTCGGACATTAACTCAGGAAATGAATGAACTGACACAAAAACGGATTCGTGAGATCGCGCAAGGGATTGCCACTAGCTTTGACTTAGCTGTTGAGATTGATCTCAGACAAGGTGGCTATCTGCCAGTTGAAAACAATCCTGAGTTAGCTGAGGAGCTGATGACCTTCTTTGATCAAGCAGAAGGTGTTAACTTGATTGATATCTCCCCTGCTATGACAGGAGAAGACTTTGGCTATCTGCTATCTAAAATTCCAGGTGTTATGTTCTGGTTAGGCATAGATACGCCTTATGCCTTGCATCATCCTAAGATGTCACCAGATGAAGCGGCACTAGCATTTGGTGTCAAACAGATTTCAAATTTCATCAAAACAAAAGCAGGCTAA